The Streptomyces sp. NBC_01775 genome includes a region encoding these proteins:
- a CDS encoding GntR family transcriptional regulator, with protein MGNKDETRPVYQRIADDLRRQIDEGTLPVGARIPSRAELKRSYEASDQTVDRAVRVLKSAGYAEGQFGRGVFVTDRAPVGTLLRSTGAVDSPFAARIAARAADPAAGPDPAGAANRAGEPPDERVGPHPVPEPGTEASAVVWEATSSTARAPERIAERLGIEPGDPVMCTQYEYLADRRPVQLATSWEPLAITEGTDVMCPERGPYARRGVRGRLAAIGIRVVRAVELVGARPATSPEAETLGCSPGQCVTAVERTHYDEDGRAVETSDIVVRADRWRLEYGITFTG; from the coding sequence ATGGGCAACAAGGACGAGACCAGGCCGGTGTATCAGCGGATCGCCGACGATCTGCGCCGCCAGATCGACGAAGGGACGCTGCCGGTCGGGGCCCGTATCCCCTCCCGCGCCGAGCTGAAGCGCTCCTACGAGGCCAGCGACCAGACCGTGGATCGCGCGGTACGGGTGCTCAAGTCGGCCGGGTACGCGGAAGGCCAGTTCGGGCGCGGGGTGTTCGTCACGGACCGCGCGCCGGTCGGCACCCTGCTGCGCTCCACCGGCGCCGTCGACTCGCCCTTCGCGGCCCGTATCGCCGCCCGCGCGGCGGACCCCGCGGCTGGGCCGGACCCGGCGGGCGCGGCGAACCGTGCGGGTGAACCCCCCGACGAGCGCGTCGGCCCCCACCCGGTACCCGAGCCGGGCACCGAGGCCTCGGCCGTCGTGTGGGAGGCCACCTCCAGCACGGCACGGGCACCCGAACGCATCGCCGAGCGGCTCGGCATCGAGCCCGGTGACCCGGTGATGTGCACACAGTATGAATATCTTGCCGACCGCCGCCCCGTGCAGCTCGCCACCAGCTGGGAGCCGCTCGCCATCACCGAGGGAACCGACGTCATGTGCCCTGAGCGAGGCCCCTACGCCCGCCGCGGCGTCCGCGGCCGGCTGGCCGCCATCGGGATCCGGGTGGTGCGCGCCGTCGAACTCGTCGGCGCACGCCCCGCCACCAGCCCCGAGGCCGAGACCCTGGGCTGCTCCCCCGGGCAGTGCGTCACCGCGGTCGAGCGCACCCACTACGACGAGGACGGGCGCGCCGTGGAAACCTCCGACATCGTCGTACGCGCCGACCGCTGGCGGCTCGAGTACGGCATCACCTTCACGGGCTGA